A part of Myxococcus landrumus genomic DNA contains:
- the wzx gene encoding exopolysaccharide biosynthesis flippase, with the protein MGAVRNGLQLGGSLLVTYAIAFGIRPLLTHYLSPEDFGRFNWADSFSAIFFIATNLGLEMYIRKEVSRRPEHASDFFGTSLLVRLGLTVVLMGALTLVMSYRGDSPEMRALVLVFGLAQLLIMLNASMAALLHAKGKVAGLSISNVVTKVVWGGGLLAVGVLRLPLPWLAVPVVASEAIKFVVSWQLARQHIGLVFRVDLAAMWKVLKAGLPYFLTAAALATNGRLDIMILGMLGSHEEVGWYSAAWSISNITFALNPVMGWVLLPLMSRAAARSEEEVSVIARRALEGTLAVTVPMMMLIVMGAPLWIGLLGRDYSLAVNLLRLQSPLFVLAFVTMTCGSWLTMTNREWWVTGTSIFGSLLLNPLLNLFLVPRMYAAYGDGGGAAGTALSMLLMEVAITIIMLSRMGRSAVDRRLLVMVAKTAVVCVGVLAMDRTVLAPLEDWPRLGVEAVLYVMGVLALGAVRPGEVLSVVKLARRRGNPEPEPAPIAVAPAP; encoded by the coding sequence ATGGGGGCCGTGCGCAACGGCCTGCAGCTCGGAGGCTCGCTGCTGGTGACGTATGCGATTGCCTTCGGCATCCGTCCCCTGCTCACGCACTACCTCTCACCGGAGGACTTCGGCCGCTTCAACTGGGCGGACAGCTTCTCCGCCATCTTCTTCATCGCCACCAACCTCGGCCTGGAGATGTACATCCGCAAGGAGGTCTCACGCCGGCCCGAGCACGCCAGCGACTTCTTCGGCACCTCGCTGCTCGTGCGGCTGGGGCTCACCGTCGTCTTGATGGGCGCGCTGACGCTCGTCATGTCCTACCGGGGTGACTCCCCGGAGATGCGCGCGCTGGTGCTCGTCTTCGGCCTGGCGCAGCTGCTCATCATGCTCAACGCGTCCATGGCGGCGCTGCTGCACGCCAAGGGCAAGGTGGCGGGGCTGTCCATCTCCAACGTCGTCACCAAGGTGGTGTGGGGCGGAGGGCTGCTCGCCGTCGGCGTGCTGCGGCTTCCCCTGCCGTGGCTGGCGGTGCCCGTCGTCGCGTCGGAGGCCATCAAGTTCGTGGTGAGCTGGCAGTTGGCGCGCCAGCACATCGGCCTGGTCTTCCGCGTGGACCTGGCCGCCATGTGGAAGGTGCTCAAGGCGGGCCTGCCCTACTTCCTCACCGCCGCGGCGCTCGCCACCAACGGCCGCCTGGACATCATGATTCTGGGGATGCTGGGCAGCCACGAAGAGGTGGGCTGGTACAGCGCCGCGTGGAGCATCTCCAACATCACCTTCGCGCTGAACCCCGTCATGGGCTGGGTGCTGCTGCCCTTGATGTCTCGCGCCGCCGCGCGCTCCGAGGAGGAGGTCAGCGTCATCGCCCGCCGCGCGCTGGAGGGCACGCTCGCCGTCACCGTCCCCATGATGATGCTCATCGTCATGGGCGCGCCGCTGTGGATTGGGCTGCTCGGCCGCGACTACTCGCTCGCCGTCAACCTGCTGCGGCTCCAGTCGCCGCTCTTCGTCCTGGCCTTCGTGACGATGACGTGTGGCTCGTGGCTCACCATGACGAACCGCGAGTGGTGGGTGACGGGCACCAGCATCTTCGGCAGCCTGCTGCTCAACCCGCTGCTCAACCTGTTCCTCGTGCCGCGCATGTATGCCGCCTACGGCGATGGCGGCGGCGCCGCGGGCACCGCGCTGTCCATGCTGCTGATGGAGGTGGCCATCACCATCATCATGCTCAGCCGAATGGGCCGCTCCGCGGTGGACCGGCGGCTGCTGGTCATGGTGGCCAAGACGGCCGTCGTCTGCGTGGGCGTCCTCGCCATGGACCGGACGGTGCTCGCCCCGCTGGAGGACTGGCCCCGGCTGGGCGTGGAGGCCGTGTTGTATGTCATGGGTGTGCTCGCGCTGGGCGCGGTGCGGCCCGGTGAAGTCCTCTCGGTGGTGAAGCTGGCGCGCCGCCGAGGCAACCCCGAACCGGAGCCGGCGCCCATCGCCGTGGCTCCCGCGCCCTGA
- the epsZ gene encoding exopolysaccharide biosynthesis polyisoprenyl-phosphate hexose-1-phosphate transferase EpsZ yields the protein MDTMSSASTGAAVGSPGSASAQANATDSSVEEQVPGPKLAPGFAAKLNLTVDLALMSVVLTASAWLDGLLFAEPGWLLPALVLTSLVVWIITGTALCLYDSRFAERSKLDHVALVSVTTLAVVTVLAVVNLALPETLKVPGLVPLLVLFWPVALLLRLFVFRQVASQERPTNSVLIVGTGAFGRYSGEDLARRGRSELLGYIRFNDDTGSIGELPAKVLGTVDDLEHILRNTAVDEVYIAGNTLKQGEAMQAAIKLAERFGVPFALPAHTFRLDRARPVNVAAVADGFLHFAAVSPKPHQMAMKRLFDICVSAVALWMLLPLLAFVALAVKLTSKGPIFFKQYRVGQNGKPFYMLKFRSMVVNAEELKEKLAALNEQSGPVFKMKNDPRITGIGRFIRKFSIDELPQFINVLRGEMSIVGPRPPVPTEVAKYETWQRRRLSVRPGLTCIWQVSGRNQISFEEWMYLDMQYIDHWTLTSDLRLLLQTVPVVITGRGAS from the coding sequence GTGGACACGATGAGCAGCGCAAGTACTGGTGCGGCGGTCGGGAGTCCTGGGTCGGCATCCGCTCAGGCAAACGCGACGGACTCCTCGGTGGAGGAGCAGGTTCCTGGCCCCAAGCTGGCGCCGGGATTCGCCGCGAAGCTGAACCTCACGGTGGACCTGGCGCTCATGTCCGTGGTGCTGACGGCCTCGGCATGGCTGGACGGGCTCCTGTTCGCGGAGCCCGGCTGGCTGTTGCCGGCGCTCGTCCTCACGTCGCTGGTCGTGTGGATCATCACGGGCACCGCGCTGTGTCTCTACGACTCGCGCTTCGCGGAGCGCAGCAAGCTGGACCACGTGGCGCTGGTGTCGGTGACGACGCTCGCCGTGGTGACGGTGCTGGCGGTGGTGAACCTGGCGCTGCCGGAGACCCTGAAGGTCCCGGGCCTGGTGCCGCTGCTGGTGCTCTTCTGGCCGGTGGCGCTGCTGTTGCGCCTGTTCGTCTTCCGTCAGGTGGCCTCGCAGGAGCGGCCCACCAACTCCGTGCTCATCGTCGGCACGGGCGCGTTCGGCCGCTACTCCGGCGAGGACCTGGCGCGCCGGGGCCGCAGCGAGCTGTTGGGCTACATCCGCTTCAACGACGACACGGGCTCCATCGGCGAGCTGCCCGCCAAGGTGCTGGGCACCGTGGATGACCTGGAGCACATCCTGCGCAACACGGCGGTGGACGAGGTCTACATCGCCGGCAACACGCTCAAGCAGGGCGAGGCGATGCAGGCGGCCATCAAGCTGGCGGAGCGCTTCGGCGTGCCCTTCGCGCTGCCGGCGCACACCTTCCGCCTGGACCGCGCGCGGCCCGTCAACGTCGCCGCGGTGGCGGATGGCTTCCTGCACTTCGCGGCGGTGAGCCCCAAGCCGCACCAGATGGCGATGAAGCGCCTGTTCGACATCTGCGTGTCCGCGGTGGCGCTGTGGATGCTCCTGCCGCTGCTCGCCTTCGTCGCGCTGGCGGTGAAGCTCACGTCGAAGGGGCCCATCTTCTTCAAGCAGTACCGCGTCGGGCAGAACGGCAAGCCGTTCTACATGCTCAAGTTCCGCTCCATGGTGGTGAACGCGGAGGAGCTGAAGGAGAAGCTGGCCGCGCTCAACGAGCAGTCCGGCCCCGTCTTCAAGATGAAGAACGACCCGCGCATCACCGGCATCGGGCGCTTCATCCGCAAGTTCTCCATCGACGAGCTGCCCCAGTTCATCAACGTGCTGCGCGGAGAAATGAGCATCGTCGGGCCGCGTCCTCCCGTGCCCACCGAGGTGGCCAAGTACGAAACGTGGCAGCGACGTCGCCTCTCGGTGCGGCCGGGCCTCACCTGCATCTGGCAGGTGTCCGGTCGGAATCAGATCTCCTTCGAGGAGTGGATGTACCTGGACATGCAGTACATCGACCACTGGACTCTGACCAGCGACCTGCGTCTCTTGCTCCAGACAGTGCCAGTGGTGATTACTGGGCGAGGCGCCAGCTAG
- the fdhD gene encoding formate dehydrogenase accessory sulfurtransferase FdhD, whose translation MSRQVPAVSIIGWSGAGKTTLVERLIAELSSRGLRVAAVKHSSDDHPLHRSGSDTARFQATGASLTGFATPSGVQLTTSAPPAEALPELLTRLASTWDVALVEGWKDGPLPKLEVWREGLGPPLAQSRPGVFALVTDAPSPPTHAARILSPRDTRAIADALLEHLRPPRRAPLPPADARGVASRPVRRWNGDTLLAPEDDTLAVEEPLELRVNGETLATTMRTPGHDRELAVGFLLAEGWIRGANDLATLAHCGRPGEEGWGNTLEVTPAPGVIIDPESRWATRRGTLTTSACGVCGRRSVEDLLAGCAPLPPGPVLPPTAVARATERLRDVQRNFARTGGVHAALALDAQGQLLAAYEDVGRHNAVDKVVGALVLSGALRASPAPEGSLTRQPAILAVSGRVSFEIVQKAVMARIPVISGVSAATTLAIDLALRSGVTLATFVRNGRFNIHTHPERLGPR comes from the coding sequence ATGAGCCGCCAGGTGCCCGCGGTCAGCATCATCGGCTGGTCCGGCGCGGGGAAGACCACGCTCGTCGAGCGCCTGATTGCGGAGCTCTCCTCACGGGGCCTGCGTGTCGCCGCCGTGAAGCACTCCTCCGATGACCACCCACTCCACCGCTCCGGCAGCGACACCGCCCGCTTCCAGGCCACCGGCGCCTCCCTCACGGGCTTCGCCACCCCCTCGGGTGTCCAGCTCACCACCAGCGCGCCACCCGCCGAGGCGCTCCCGGAGCTGCTCACCCGCCTCGCCAGCACGTGGGACGTCGCCCTGGTGGAAGGCTGGAAGGACGGCCCGCTCCCCAAGCTGGAGGTGTGGCGCGAAGGCCTGGGCCCACCCCTCGCGCAGTCCCGCCCTGGTGTCTTCGCCCTTGTGACGGACGCACCCTCCCCGCCCACCCACGCCGCGCGAATCCTGTCGCCCCGGGATACCCGCGCCATCGCGGACGCCCTCCTCGAGCACCTGCGTCCCCCCCGGCGCGCGCCGCTGCCTCCCGCCGATGCACGCGGCGTCGCGTCGCGCCCGGTGCGACGTTGGAATGGCGACACCCTCCTCGCCCCCGAGGACGACACCCTCGCCGTCGAGGAACCGCTCGAGCTGCGCGTCAACGGCGAGACACTGGCCACGACCATGAGGACACCCGGGCACGACCGCGAACTGGCCGTCGGATTCCTCCTCGCGGAGGGGTGGATCCGGGGCGCAAATGACCTCGCCACCTTGGCGCATTGTGGCCGCCCCGGAGAGGAAGGCTGGGGAAACACACTGGAAGTCACACCTGCCCCAGGTGTCATCATTGACCCCGAGTCCCGGTGGGCCACACGCCGAGGCACACTCACCACGTCCGCATGCGGAGTGTGTGGCCGCAGGAGCGTGGAGGACCTGCTCGCGGGCTGCGCGCCGCTTCCGCCAGGTCCGGTGCTCCCGCCCACCGCGGTGGCCCGCGCCACGGAGCGCCTGCGCGACGTCCAGCGAAACTTCGCCCGGACGGGGGGAGTCCACGCCGCCCTCGCGCTCGACGCGCAGGGGCAGCTCCTGGCCGCCTACGAGGACGTGGGCCGCCACAACGCCGTCGACAAGGTGGTGGGCGCCCTGGTGCTCTCCGGAGCGCTCCGCGCAAGCCCTGCGCCCGAGGGGAGCCTGACACGTCAGCCCGCAATCCTCGCCGTCAGCGGACGCGTCAGCTTCGAAATCGTCCAGAAGGCCGTCATGGCCAGAATCCCTGTCATCTCAGGGGTTTCCGCAGCCACGACGCTGGCCATCGACCTGGCGCTGCGTTCCGGCGTGACGCTGGCCACGTTCGTCCGGAACGGCCGATTCAACATCCACACCCACCCCGAACGCCTCGGTCCGCGCTAA
- a CDS encoding molybdopterin molybdotransferase MoeA — MPLLSLTAARLAALDAIALAAPERVPLLDAHGRFLAEEVRASRTLPGCDNSAMDGWAVRAEETRGANRDRPARLRVIETVYAGALPTQALQPGDATRIFTGAPMPRGADAVVRQEAARATPDGQAVDIFIPVSPGHDIRREGEEVTAGTPLVAAGQHVSATVLGVLASQGATRACVRPAPRVAVLATGDELVRPGEPALPHQVYESNLMLVSALAREAGAHVCHLSRARDDEEALREAITRLAPEVEVLITTGGASVGDKDHVKRVLASLGARFFVDGVALKPGKPVAVARLGNTAVVVLPGNPGAATVAFDQLARPLLLKHQGVFETRRRVVARLSESRHKQAGLTYLITATLEHGDTLAPRAVLRPQGAGQLLQNLHADGWVILPPGRADFSEDELVELELFERPRYHALDTAPPSADE, encoded by the coding sequence ATGCCTCTCCTGTCCCTTACCGCCGCGCGGCTCGCCGCGCTGGACGCCATTGCCTTGGCGGCGCCCGAGCGGGTGCCCCTGCTCGACGCCCATGGCCGGTTCCTGGCCGAGGAGGTCCGCGCCTCTCGCACCCTGCCCGGCTGCGACAACTCCGCGATGGATGGCTGGGCCGTGCGCGCGGAGGAGACCCGAGGCGCGAACCGGGACCGGCCCGCGCGGCTTCGCGTCATCGAGACCGTCTACGCCGGAGCCCTGCCCACCCAGGCCCTCCAGCCCGGCGACGCGACGCGCATCTTCACGGGCGCGCCCATGCCCCGAGGCGCGGATGCCGTCGTGAGGCAGGAGGCCGCGCGCGCCACGCCCGATGGCCAGGCCGTGGACATCTTCATCCCGGTGTCCCCAGGCCACGACATCCGCCGGGAGGGAGAGGAAGTCACCGCGGGCACGCCCCTGGTCGCCGCGGGGCAACACGTGAGCGCCACGGTGCTGGGGGTGCTCGCATCCCAGGGCGCGACACGGGCGTGCGTGCGTCCCGCGCCACGCGTGGCGGTGCTGGCCACGGGCGACGAGCTCGTCCGGCCCGGCGAGCCCGCGCTTCCGCATCAGGTCTACGAAAGCAACTTGATGTTGGTATCCGCCCTCGCGCGCGAAGCGGGCGCCCACGTGTGTCACCTGTCTCGCGCCCGCGACGACGAGGAGGCGCTGCGCGAGGCCATCACCCGCCTCGCGCCCGAGGTGGAGGTGCTCATCACCACGGGAGGCGCGTCGGTGGGCGACAAGGACCACGTCAAGCGCGTGCTCGCGTCCCTGGGCGCACGCTTCTTCGTGGATGGCGTGGCCCTCAAGCCGGGCAAGCCCGTGGCCGTGGCGCGCCTGGGGAACACCGCCGTCGTCGTGCTGCCCGGCAATCCAGGCGCGGCCACCGTCGCGTTCGACCAGCTCGCACGGCCGCTCCTGCTCAAGCACCAGGGTGTCTTCGAGACACGCCGCCGCGTCGTCGCGCGGCTGTCCGAGTCACGACACAAGCAAGCGGGACTCACGTACCTCATCACCGCCACGCTCGAGCATGGAGACACCCTCGCGCCGCGCGCCGTGCTGCGCCCTCAGGGCGCGGGCCAGCTCCTCCAGAACCTCCACGCGGATGGCTGGGTCATCCTCCCTCCGGGCCGCGCGGACTTCAGCGAGGACGAGCTCGTCGAGCTGGAGCTGTTCGAACGGCCCCGGTACCACGCCCTGGACACCGCACCACCGAGCGCCGACGAATGA
- the mobA gene encoding molybdenum cofactor guanylyltransferase, with amino-acid sequence MEHMGDSRDVTYPDVTFAIIAGGQGRRLSGVPKGLLEVEGRTVLARQLSLAPRFGEVVLVANTPEPYAPYGLRTVADTVRDKGAPGGVHAALSASRTPWVVTVACDMPFVSWEALRVLLAARGDDVDAVCFESSGRVEPLLAVYRSALARVWLATLSEDPSLRQLLSRFRARVLPESALRAVDPSLRSLVNVNTPEDLAAQGGRLPRGW; translated from the coding sequence ATGGAACACATGGGTGACAGCCGCGACGTGACATACCCAGACGTGACGTTCGCCATCATCGCGGGAGGGCAGGGCCGGCGTCTGTCCGGAGTGCCCAAGGGCCTCCTGGAGGTCGAGGGCCGGACGGTGCTCGCGCGGCAGCTCTCGCTGGCGCCACGCTTTGGCGAGGTGGTGCTGGTGGCCAATACACCGGAACCCTATGCGCCGTATGGGCTGCGGACGGTGGCGGACACCGTGCGGGACAAGGGCGCGCCGGGTGGTGTGCACGCGGCGCTGTCCGCGTCACGCACGCCGTGGGTGGTGACGGTGGCGTGTGACATGCCCTTCGTCTCGTGGGAGGCATTGCGCGTGTTGCTGGCCGCGCGCGGAGACGACGTGGACGCGGTGTGCTTCGAGTCCTCCGGACGGGTGGAGCCGCTCCTGGCCGTGTATCGCTCCGCGCTCGCGCGAGTCTGGCTCGCGACGCTGTCGGAGGACCCGTCGCTGCGTCAGCTGTTGTCTCGCTTTCGCGCGCGCGTGTTGCCCGAGTCCGCGCTGCGCGCCGTGGACCCGTCCCTGCGCTCGCTGGTGAATGTGAACACGCCGGAGGACCTGGCGGCGCAGGGGGGCCGCCTGCCTCGCGGGTGGTGA
- a CDS encoding DUF3817 domain-containing protein has protein sequence MLKTPLGRFRAVALLEGLSFVVLLFIAMPLKYAADMPLAVRFTGMTHGLLFVLYLFALMEVAIALRWSFSRVAVAFGASLVPFGNFLLDAKLRKDAGGA, from the coding sequence ATGTTGAAGACCCCCCTGGGACGATTTCGCGCGGTGGCCTTGCTGGAGGGCCTGTCGTTCGTCGTGCTGCTGTTCATCGCCATGCCGCTGAAGTACGCGGCGGACATGCCGCTGGCGGTGCGGTTCACCGGCATGACGCACGGGTTGTTGTTCGTGCTCTACCTGTTCGCGTTGATGGAGGTGGCCATCGCGCTGCGCTGGTCCTTCTCCCGCGTGGCGGTGGCGTTCGGCGCGTCGCTGGTGCCCTTCGGCAACTTCCTGCTCGACGCGAAGCTGCGCAAGGACGCCGGCGGCGCGTAG
- a CDS encoding TIGR02265 family protein codes for MERGTWNTPEAVQRELESRLALVQPTEHIRGMHFAAVLDTVRFLGGEQAVKHIMDAGDYPADLDLTELYPVPPFLRLFFAATHLLAPQLGGAEEAMRQIGVQGTLAFVRSMFGAEVRQQVGGDPKLLVNMLPEAYRMAIDFGELQVEWTASRAGLIHMRRIFTPVAYNEGMLEGALQAVGAQDIRVQGRQTSLLDSEYTLSWDD; via the coding sequence ATGGAACGCGGTACGTGGAACACGCCGGAAGCTGTGCAGCGCGAGTTGGAGTCGCGGCTGGCGCTCGTGCAGCCCACCGAGCACATTCGCGGCATGCACTTCGCCGCGGTGCTCGACACCGTGAGATTCCTGGGCGGTGAGCAGGCGGTGAAACACATCATGGACGCGGGCGACTATCCTGCGGACCTGGACCTCACCGAGCTGTATCCCGTTCCGCCCTTCCTGCGTCTGTTCTTCGCCGCCACGCACCTGCTCGCGCCGCAGCTGGGCGGCGCCGAGGAGGCCATGCGCCAGATTGGCGTGCAGGGGACGCTGGCCTTCGTGCGCTCCATGTTCGGCGCCGAGGTCCGTCAGCAGGTGGGCGGAGACCCCAAGCTCCTGGTGAACATGCTCCCGGAGGCCTACCGCATGGCCATCGACTTCGGAGAGCTCCAGGTGGAGTGGACCGCGTCTCGCGCGGGCCTCATCCACATGCGCCGCATCTTCACGCCCGTCGCCTACAACGAAGGCATGCTCGAGGGGGCCCTCCAGGCCGTGGGCGCCCAGGACATCCGGGTCCAGGGTCGCCAGACGTCGCTGCTCGACAGCGAATACACCCTCTCCTGGGACGACTGA
- a CDS encoding proline dehydrogenase family protein — protein MRDATARWSRSTLLFLSRQSWLKDRATRVRSLRRLSRRFVAGETQEEALAAAKQLNARGLWASFDHLNEAVRDAEETREEVREYVRLLARIDEAGAQANVSLKLTQCGLLLDRALALENARAVVAEARARGSFVRVDMEHGAVTQATLDLVRQLHAEHGESHVGAVLQSCLRRTEADARALCAERVRIRLCKGAYLEGPDIAFPDKRDVDACFVRCMKVLLDSGVYHGIATHDERMLEATLEHAERRHLPRDAFELQMLHGIREDLQQQLVDQGYRVRIYVPYGRHWYPYLMRRMAERPANLAFVLRHLSRGRARRRE, from the coding sequence ATGAGAGACGCCACCGCGCGCTGGTCCCGTAGCACCCTGTTGTTCCTGTCGCGACAAAGCTGGCTGAAGGACCGGGCGACACGCGTGAGGAGTCTGCGCCGGCTCTCCCGCCGCTTCGTCGCCGGAGAGACACAGGAAGAAGCCCTGGCGGCGGCGAAGCAGCTCAACGCGCGGGGCCTGTGGGCGTCATTCGACCACCTCAACGAGGCGGTGCGCGACGCGGAGGAGACGCGGGAAGAGGTGCGTGAGTACGTGCGGCTCCTGGCGCGCATCGACGAAGCGGGCGCGCAAGCCAACGTGTCCCTCAAGCTCACGCAATGCGGGCTGCTCCTGGACCGGGCGCTGGCCCTGGAGAACGCGCGCGCGGTGGTGGCGGAGGCTCGGGCGCGAGGCTCGTTCGTCCGCGTGGACATGGAGCACGGCGCCGTCACCCAGGCGACGCTGGACCTCGTGCGCCAGCTTCATGCCGAGCACGGTGAATCACATGTGGGCGCGGTGTTGCAGAGCTGCCTGCGGCGCACGGAAGCCGATGCCCGGGCGCTGTGCGCCGAGCGGGTGCGCATCCGTCTTTGCAAGGGCGCCTATCTGGAGGGCCCGGACATCGCCTTCCCAGACAAGCGAGACGTGGACGCCTGCTTCGTGCGCTGCATGAAGGTGCTGCTCGACAGCGGCGTGTATCACGGCATCGCCACGCACGATGAGCGGATGCTCGAGGCCACGCTGGAGCATGCGGAGCGAAGACACCTTCCGCGCGACGCGTTCGAGCTCCAGATGCTCCACGGCATCCGGGAAGACCTGCAACAGCAACTGGTGGACCAGGGTTACAGGGTCCGCATCTACGTCCCCTACGGGCGGCACTGGTATCCCTATCTCATGCGCCGCATGGCGGAACGCCCCGCCAACCTCGCGTTCGTCCTGCGCCACCTCTCCCGAGGCCGCGCGCGCCGGAGGGAATGA
- a CDS encoding hemerythrin domain-containing protein: MGGPFDILVEEHHALEARFARLVSSAEPEPLSAQRELLALLRQHTWLEERCLQPLVARVEGRHRARRLAEESLAMRELMDELEELPLGSADWQARFLALEDLWVAHFQEEERALLPRLTTVLDPQEQQVLSLELTRARNALRSRGHEGH, from the coding sequence ATGGGGGGGCCGTTCGACATCCTCGTCGAGGAGCACCATGCGCTGGAGGCGCGCTTCGCGCGGCTTGTCTCCAGTGCCGAGCCAGAGCCTCTCAGTGCCCAGCGGGAGCTGTTGGCGTTGTTGCGACAGCACACGTGGCTGGAGGAGCGTTGTCTTCAACCGTTGGTGGCCCGGGTGGAGGGGCGTCACCGGGCGCGTCGGCTGGCCGAGGAGTCGCTGGCCATGCGTGAACTCATGGATGAGTTGGAGGAGCTGCCGCTGGGGAGTGCTGATTGGCAGGCCCGCTTCCTGGCGCTCGAGGACCTGTGGGTCGCGCATTTCCAAGAAGAAGAGAGGGCATTGCTGCCCAGGCTCACCACGGTGTTGGACCCGCAGGAGCAGCAGGTGTTGAGCCTGGAGCTGACCCGGGCGCGCAATGCACTGCGCTCCCGTGGCCATGAAGGGCATTGA
- a CDS encoding cell wall protein, which yields MSVDKAFRDMIRNEIEVQLKPLRDVVSRLESGTADLDALRNVAERLAPLAEVVGPLFGAQAPAAKAGRKAVGRPPAAARGAMSAPVAAPVGGKRRGRKPAVATADGSRSCAIIGCGKPSRTKGYCAAHYQKLRMLEKTNRRPSAWVDYAPADSVDDIKLPRGRAASKALAAAAQAANG from the coding sequence ATGTCCGTGGATAAAGCGTTTCGGGACATGATCCGTAACGAAATCGAAGTCCAGCTCAAGCCGCTGCGTGACGTGGTCTCCCGCCTGGAGTCTGGCACGGCGGACCTGGATGCGCTGCGCAACGTGGCGGAGCGGCTGGCGCCGCTGGCCGAGGTCGTGGGGCCCCTGTTCGGCGCCCAGGCTCCGGCGGCGAAGGCGGGCCGCAAGGCGGTGGGCCGTCCTCCCGCGGCGGCGCGTGGCGCGATGAGCGCTCCGGTGGCCGCTCCGGTGGGTGGCAAGCGCCGGGGCCGCAAGCCCGCGGTCGCCACGGCGGATGGCTCGCGCTCGTGCGCCATCATCGGCTGCGGCAAGCCCAGCCGGACCAAGGGCTACTGCGCCGCGCACTACCAGAAGCTGCGGATGCTGGAGAAGACCAACCGCCGTCCGTCCGCGTGGGTTGACTACGCGCCCGCCGACAGCGTGGATGACATCAAGCTTCCGCGTGGCCGCGCCGCGTCGAAGGCTCTGGCAGCAGCAGCGCAAGCCGCGAACGGTTAA
- a CDS encoding tryptophan 2,3-dioxygenase — MPGPMKTRDLEPGIITDLAGRTTYGEYLQLDRLLTAQVPRSQPPHHDELLFIIQHQTSELWMKLLIHELSACIRYVQADRLEPSFKIFARVAHIQRMLFEQWSVLETLTPNEYLEFRDALGPASGFQSWQYRALEFLLGNKDVNALGPFRHQPEIHGELERMLQSPSLYDEFLRYLARKGHAIPEDHARRDWRQPYEKSPAVVEVFRRIYEDIDAHWDAYEMCEKLVDTEERFQLWRYRHMMTVMRIIGFKQGTGGSSGVGFLRKALDLRFFPELWDVRTELMPPGARGSKPTP, encoded by the coding sequence ATGCCCGGGCCCATGAAGACTCGAGATTTGGAGCCTGGAATCATCACCGACCTGGCCGGACGGACCACGTACGGTGAATACCTACAGCTCGACCGGCTGTTGACGGCGCAGGTTCCGCGCTCGCAGCCCCCGCACCACGACGAGCTGCTCTTCATCATCCAGCATCAGACGAGCGAGCTGTGGATGAAGCTTCTCATCCACGAGCTGAGCGCGTGTATCCGCTATGTCCAGGCGGACCGGCTGGAGCCCTCTTTCAAGATTTTCGCGCGCGTGGCGCACATCCAGCGGATGCTCTTCGAGCAGTGGAGTGTCCTGGAGACGCTCACGCCCAATGAGTACCTGGAGTTCCGGGATGCCTTGGGACCGGCGTCTGGCTTCCAGAGCTGGCAGTACCGGGCACTGGAGTTCCTTTTGGGGAACAAGGATGTCAATGCCCTGGGTCCCTTCCGCCACCAGCCCGAAATACATGGGGAGCTGGAGCGGATGCTTCAGTCACCCAGCCTCTATGACGAGTTCCTGCGCTACCTGGCGCGGAAGGGACATGCCATTCCAGAGGACCACGCCCGACGGGACTGGCGTCAGCCCTATGAGAAGAGTCCCGCGGTGGTGGAGGTCTTCCGGCGCATCTACGAGGACATCGACGCGCACTGGGATGCCTATGAGATGTGCGAGAAGCTGGTGGATACCGAGGAGCGCTTCCAGCTCTGGCGCTACCGCCACATGATGACGGTGATGCGCATCATCGGCTTCAAGCAGGGCACCGGTGGCTCCTCCGGCGTGGGTTTCCTCCGCAAGGCGTTGGATTTGCGATTCTTCCCGGAGTTGTGGGATGTCCGTACAGAGCTGATGCCGCCGGGGGCGAGAGGCTCCAAACCCACCCCTTGA